The DNA sequence gttgtcttgctgtggtctgaatcagggacaaaattagtccctgattcagaccaaagcactcCAGAGTTGTTTTGGTGTACAtctgagtgcgattgctgtgttcacacctgcccaaacgaaccacacttagggggcaaacaaacttgagtttgattgaaccaaaccaaacagggcaggtgtgacagCACCCTAAGAAAAAGAGGAATACATATTTTAACTCCAGCAGACtatgaggaggagggagggaggccaAGCTGTAGGCTTGGGCCGCACCAGGGGCCCCAGCCAGCTGTCCTCCCCTCTCTGGCCCACACACCCCTGGGTCCTAGACGCATAAGCAAGGTGGAATGGGTGGCAGCGGAGTACCCTGCCGCAGCGGAGAAGGGCAAGTTGCCCCATCCATTCCCCAAGCTACACCTCAAACCCCAGCTACGGCGTCCCATTGGACTTCCACATAGAGACAAGGTGTCCATTGGTATCTATGTCTGACTTATGCAGGCCTAATGGGTACCCCTCTCCAACCCTGGAGGGTGTGAAAAGATGGGAGAAAGGGGAGCGCCAACTGGGAGGTCAAAGTAGACTTTAAGATTCGCAGGGCTTGGCTTATATACGATGTGCAGTGCCAGAAACAGATTGTTACAACGAGAAGAAAAAAGGTGTGAAAATTTGTCTTAACTTAGAGGAAATACGGGAGAATAGTGACCCTGGGAGGATACCAGGAGTCTCAGGAAAATACATATGGGTTGGCAAACATTTGACACCTTGCCACGAGCGATGGATTCAGCTTATTATCAGTTTCCAGGGTTTTCATGATTTGATTAACCCTGCAGTGGGGAACACTCTACCTGATGTCATCATCAGTCACTACGAAGGCTTTGCAGAGAGGCTGTGTCGTGTTGAGCCACACTCCGGGATTTTTCTCCACTGCAGCGGTGAGCTGTCCAGTGACGGGCGCGGGGCTGGTGTGCAGAGCGCTGGCGATGGCAGAAAGCAACGTTTTATCTGAACACGCGGGACCAACACCTGGGCAGAGGACAGCAGAGAAGCATAAGTCAAGCTTCTACAATAAACCAGCTTTGAATCACAGACAGCTGTCATATTTGTTTAGTTGCACTCACCCTGTAAGCCTTTGGGAAGGTCCATAGTTTTCACCAGCTCATCTGCGATATCAAACGCATTTAACCCGCTCAGCTTCCTCTCCCAGAACAGCTGGAGATTGACACAAACCAAGTTTTAGGTACAACTGCACACAAACTGAACATATGCATCATTTTAAGGACACTGAACAAGGTTTAAATGACCTGTCAGCACTTTCTAGATAAcagcaaagacagagagacataacAGAACATCAGGTTTTATCTTGGTCAGCTATGCAAAACATTTCAACTGCTGACAGGATCAGTAAGTTCTTTTTACTCACTTGCCTTTCTATTGTATTGATGGTGGAGTTATAGTTTCCTGAAAAGTATAGAGTGTCTAACTGTGCACGTTTTCTGCCCTGTGACTTACTTGTTTGGGTTGGTCCACAGCCTTCTGCGGGTCTGTCTTCACCTTGTTGTTGGGATGATTTGTCACCTTGGTCACTGGTTGTTTGAAGATGGATGCCGTCTGTCGAACTGGTAGTGTTGTGTTTAAGTCAGGCTTGGCCTTTAGGAGAGACAACAACATGACTGACTGTCCAAAATTCTGATGACCAGCTCTGACCAGTTCTCTCTCATGATCAAATACAACTGTTATATTGTGACATTTGTGACGGGCCAGTTATCTGGAAAAGGCCAAGGAAATGAGGAGGAGCTCTTTATTGAGATGGTCTGTGAATGATTGGTGGTTCCTTGTGTGAAGAGCTCATTTTTGAGAAACATTTATATCCACTGATGAGTtcaagggcatcataaagaatgtggtgacagagacatgtgcttcaTTTTCTTGAGAGGCTTctgtgtttgaatagttgttgttttattgtggatttttgtattatatgtttgGGTCGTGCCGATGGGCGATCCGATCGCCCATTGACGATAGAAGGGTTGTTTCATGATGTCTTTTTTATATGACGATGCAATCGCgaggtgtgggggggggggcagcgcgtgtggagcatgctgacgagatcgaggctgaacgaggctgagtgagaggagacagagggaggctgcttagtgagacagcggagggtggggggggggggatcaaCGCCTCCGCCCGCTCGACAAAagcatactcgggcgtactataagcggagcagactccgcgaggaatgtccgtagtcattcgggctttcatagtcgagcgcacttccgcgttgtagtttcctgtaaaaatgtctgtgaaaaatccccgcgatgtgaaaaatacatgtcgagcagtcactggtgcgcggagcggagtccgcgcggttgtaaaatctgagctttgcgcgcacagggcttgcggatgtCCGCTTTGAGTCTGCGCAGACCTCCgtggagtccgttccgcgtatgtTTGGGCCTTAACGCGCAttataaagctgctcaaacgCCAAAGAGAGGCTATAAGTGAACATTTCAGCGGCGACGCGTAATGACCCCCCCCCCGCCGATGACATCGTTCATCTGCGATTTCACTAGATGGCGATAGGACGATAGGATATGGACAAGATCGCCCAACtctattatatgttgtatttgttgtattttaaatgtgttctgattggctgctacctcggccagATTTTCACtgtcaatgggacttcctggttaaataaagataaataaatttgGTTTTGCGTGTGCAATGACCAGAAGGTCACTGTTGAAAAGATGGTGTCTGAATGACTGATTGTGAGAAGTTACCAGAGTTGCCAACTTGGCAACTTTCTTGCTATATCTAGTGACTTTTCAAATTCAGACCCTCTTAGaaactttatttctaaaaaagCAACTATCGACAGATTCAGCAACTTCTTCAGACCATCAGAGAAAACATTAGAGaatacattatattttaattattcCTATGCATGTTGCTTTGAGTTATCCCAGTCCACGGCTCTTCCTCTATCAGTGcggtctctccccctctctcctcttgcACCATGCATTAGATatggggcaggcaggaggagaCGAGACACTGCTCGCCATGGGAGTTAAAGTGAGTTTCTATGGTTACGTTCATGCGCTCACTCTCTGGCTTGGAAGCGAGAGACAGTAGCGCACTATAGACTCAGCACCACAGCTCTTAATGCCATTCAAA is a window from the Epinephelus fuscoguttatus linkage group LG15, E.fuscoguttatus.final_Chr_v1 genome containing:
- the mbd3a gene encoding methyl-CpG-binding domain protein 3a; this encodes MERKGVPVKRILNKPQIIRTLGSNLHTDVNASHSRGGWSLLTKVQRSRHKHLYDINHQIRAKPDLNTTLPVRQTASIFKQPVTKVTNHPNNKVKTDPQKAVDQPKQLFWERKLSGLNAFDIADELVKTMDLPKGLQGVGPACSDKTLLSAIASALHTSPAPVTGQLTAAVEKNPGVWLNTTQPLCKAFVVTDDDIRKQEDLVQNVRRRLEEALTADMLAHIEDTAADAAAANKVEEKVEQVEKEEL